One genomic region from Syntrophobacterales bacterium encodes:
- a CDS encoding M20/M25/M40 family metallo-hydrolase, translated as MHEIFRYVDRNRERFLGELFTLLRQPSISAQNVGVTECATLLKSQLEAIGIAAQVLPTTGHPVVFGEVKASGAKRTILIYGHYDVQPPDPLELWHTPPFEPTIKDGRIWGRGTGDNKGQFFAHLKAVEAILKTVGRLPVNVKILLEGEEEISSRSLRAFIEANRALLAANYCFCSDGPMLYNHQPTILFGVRGILHVEVSLKGANRDVHSGNLGVFVPAPAWRLVHFLNTLKDPQGRILIQGFADAVVPPTPLEQETLRKIPFDPVVLTGLGLPAGPADAGPAYLERLMFQPTVNICGLTSGYQGPGSKTIVPHRASAKIDMRLVVNQDPDDIFAKFAAHAKAHGFDDVHIDRQGGFYPSRTNLDHPLGGAAVRAVRLGFGKEPVLQPCMGGSDPDYYFTRVLGIPRVNVPYAPHDENNHAPNESIMVEGFFSGIKTTAALLHEVAAL; from the coding sequence ATGCACGAAATTTTCCGGTACGTGGATCGCAATCGGGAGCGCTTTCTGGGCGAACTGTTCACGCTGCTCCGGCAACCCAGCATCAGTGCTCAGAATGTGGGCGTGACCGAGTGCGCGACCCTGCTCAAGTCCCAGTTGGAGGCCATTGGCATCGCCGCGCAGGTTCTTCCGACGACCGGCCACCCGGTGGTCTTCGGGGAGGTGAAGGCGTCGGGCGCCAAGCGTACCATTTTGATTTACGGCCACTACGACGTGCAGCCGCCCGACCCGCTGGAGCTGTGGCACACGCCTCCCTTCGAACCGACGATCAAGGATGGACGCATCTGGGGACGGGGGACCGGCGACAACAAGGGCCAGTTCTTTGCCCACCTGAAGGCGGTGGAAGCGATCCTGAAGACCGTGGGCAGGCTGCCGGTCAACGTCAAGATCCTCTTGGAGGGTGAAGAGGAGATCAGCAGTCGCAGCCTGCGCGCCTTCATTGAAGCAAATCGGGCCTTGCTGGCGGCGAACTATTGCTTTTGCTCCGACGGCCCGATGCTGTACAACCATCAGCCGACCATCCTGTTCGGCGTTCGCGGCATCCTGCACGTGGAGGTGTCGCTCAAGGGTGCGAACAGAGACGTCCACTCGGGGAACCTGGGCGTCTTTGTGCCGGCGCCGGCTTGGCGGCTGGTCCATTTCCTGAACACGCTCAAGGATCCGCAGGGGCGGATACTGATCCAAGGCTTCGCCGATGCCGTGGTCCCCCCGACGCCTCTTGAGCAGGAGACGCTCCGTAAGATCCCATTCGATCCGGTCGTCCTGACCGGGCTGGGGCTGCCTGCAGGACCGGCGGACGCGGGGCCGGCTTACTTGGAGCGACTGATGTTCCAGCCCACCGTGAACATCTGCGGCCTGACGAGCGGCTATCAGGGTCCCGGCTCCAAGACCATCGTCCCGCACCGGGCGTCGGCCAAGATCGACATGCGCCTCGTGGTGAATCAGGATCCGGATGACATCTTCGCGAAGTTCGCCGCGCACGCCAAGGCGCACGGTTTCGACGACGTGCATATCGATCGCCAAGGCGGGTTTTATCCGTCCCGGACAAACCTGGATCATCCCCTCGGCGGCGCAGCGGTCCGGGCGGTCCGGCTGGGATTCGGCAAAGAACCGGTGCTCCAGCCCTGCATGGGTGGTAGCGATCCTGACTACTATTTCACGCGGGTACTCGGGATCCCACGGGTGAATGTCCCGTACGCGCCCCACGACGAGAACAACCACGCACCGAACGAGAGCATCATGGTGGAGGGGTTTTTCAGCGGCATCAAGACCACGGCGGCGTTGCTCCACGAGGTGGCCGCACTCTAA
- a CDS encoding BrnA antitoxin family protein, which produces MKTITAKEFDEKFDAGEDVLEYCNLDNILRPGLEQRRVNVDFPAWMIERLDQAARELGVTRQSVIKFWIAERLKTSV; this is translated from the coding sequence ATGAAGACCATAACCGCAAAGGAGTTTGACGAAAAGTTTGATGCCGGCGAAGATGTCCTGGAATACTGTAACCTTGATAATATTCTCCGTCCCGGATTGGAACAACGTCGGGTCAACGTCGATTTTCCCGCCTGGATGATCGAACGTCTTGACCAGGCCGCTCGCGAGTTAGGTGTTACCCGGCAATCAGTCATTAAGTTCTGGATCGCGGAACGATTGAAGACATCGGTTTGA
- a CDS encoding BrnT family toxin has protein sequence MTTFEYDPNKSLTNRDKHGIDFQEARTLWNDHGMIEVPVATLDEPRFLTIGKIEGKFWTAVATFRKGCIRIISVRRSRKKEEMLYEDHNRKGV, from the coding sequence ATGACGACGTTCGAGTACGATCCTAATAAGAGCCTTACCAACAGGGACAAGCACGGGATTGATTTCCAAGAAGCCCGTACTCTTTGGAACGATCATGGAATGATTGAGGTTCCCGTCGCCACGCTGGATGAACCACGGTTTTTGACGATAGGGAAAATCGAAGGAAAATTCTGGACCGCCGTCGCAACATTCAGGAAAGGCTGTATTCGTATCATTTCCGTGCGCCGCTCCCGAAAAAAAGAGGAGATGCTTTATGAAGACCATAACCGCAAAGGAGTTTGA
- a CDS encoding ADP-ribosylglycohydrolase family protein, producing the protein MTNGIEKLERYRGCLLGLAAGDVLGTTLEFMPPGSFKPITDMVGGGPFNLKPGQWTDDTSLALCLAESLIECQDFNPQDQMERYVLWWKEGHLSSTGTCFDIGNTTRKALAAFLKTGNPFSGSSGSYSAGNGSLMRLAPVPMFYAGSPREAIEKSGESSETTHGAPAAVDACRYFGALIVGALNGEDKEAILADHYCPVAGYWQKTPLVPEIAEIAAGSFKYKHPPEIRGSGYVVQSMEAALWAFFHSDTFQEGCLMAVNLGDDADTTGAIYGQLAGAYYGDKAIPFFGRLRYQNVA; encoded by the coding sequence GTGACTAACGGCATAGAAAAGCTCGAACGATATCGGGGCTGCCTGCTCGGACTTGCCGCTGGCGACGTCTTGGGGACAACTCTGGAGTTCATGCCTCCGGGCAGTTTCAAGCCCATCACCGACATGGTCGGCGGTGGTCCCTTCAATCTCAAGCCGGGCCAGTGGACTGACGATACATCCCTGGCCCTGTGCCTCGCTGAAAGCCTGATCGAATGTCAGGACTTCAACCCACAAGATCAAATGGAGCGGTACGTTCTCTGGTGGAAAGAGGGCCACCTGAGTAGCACAGGGACATGCTTCGACATCGGCAATACGACCAGGAAGGCCCTTGCCGCCTTCTTGAAAACAGGCAACCCGTTCTCCGGATCATCCGGTTCTTACAGCGCTGGAAATGGCTCCCTCATGCGTCTGGCTCCGGTCCCCATGTTCTATGCCGGCAGCCCCAGAGAGGCCATTGAGAAATCCGGCGAAAGCTCCGAAACCACCCATGGCGCCCCTGCTGCCGTGGATGCCTGCCGCTATTTCGGGGCGCTGATTGTCGGGGCTCTGAACGGCGAAGATAAAGAAGCCATCCTGGCCGATCATTACTGCCCTGTAGCTGGATACTGGCAAAAGACCCCTCTTGTCCCAGAGATTGCCGAAATTGCCGCAGGCTCCTTCAAATACAAGCATCCCCCGGAAATCAGGGGCAGCGGCTATGTCGTCCAATCCATGGAAGCTGCCCTGTGGGCATTCTTCCACAGCGATACCTTTCAAGAAGGCTGTCTAATGGCTGTCAACCTTGGCGATGATGCAGACACCACCGGGGCGATTTACGGACAGCTTGCCGGGGCGTATTACGGGGATAAAGCAATTCCTTTTTTTGGAAGGTTAAGATATCAGAATGTGGCTTAA
- a CDS encoding metallophosphoesterase, which produces MQSVEQKRRIVVGDIHGEVDGFREILRNAGLIDNKDNWSGSDCILIQTGDVIDRGPYSRETIALLRNLQKEAIHAKGAVIRLCGNHELMLLQGKFFYANFTNPASLMPELTEEIAKGNVQAAYSDGARLYSHAGLRSAIRQALMAEMGTIGAQVKERTGDLDRLAEHINGIFRQAVEKDDLERHPIFHVGPERGGDNDVGGIFWCDFSKISPSLEAWTIPQIFGHTPTRQNRVQTAQGLKLIDVDAGMCRVYGGARVYLEITEEGDLLQHSKALSKWTVTPLAAQ; this is translated from the coding sequence ATGCAATCGGTAGAACAAAAACGACGCATTGTCGTAGGAGATATACACGGAGAAGTGGATGGATTTAGAGAAATCTTGAGAAATGCGGGATTGATTGATAACAAAGACAATTGGAGTGGCAGCGATTGCATCTTAATACAAACAGGAGATGTAATAGATAGAGGACCTTACTCACGAGAAACCATTGCGTTACTGAGGAATCTTCAGAAAGAAGCCATTCACGCCAAGGGTGCAGTCATCCGCCTCTGCGGAAATCATGAGCTGATGCTCCTGCAGGGGAAATTTTTCTATGCCAATTTCACCAACCCGGCGTCGTTGATGCCTGAACTGACCGAGGAAATCGCCAAGGGCAATGTGCAGGCTGCCTATAGCGACGGAGCGCGGCTATATTCGCATGCCGGTCTGAGATCCGCCATCCGGCAAGCCCTGATGGCGGAAATGGGAACGATTGGGGCTCAAGTGAAGGAAAGGACCGGCGATCTCGACCGGCTTGCTGAACATATCAACGGGATTTTCCGACAGGCTGTAGAGAAGGACGATCTCGAACGGCACCCCATTTTCCATGTGGGACCAGAGAGAGGCGGCGATAATGACGTGGGGGGCATCTTCTGGTGCGACTTTTCTAAGATCAGCCCTTCCCTCGAGGCATGGACGATTCCCCAAATTTTCGGCCATACGCCGACAAGGCAAAACAGGGTCCAGACCGCACAGGGTTTAAAGCTTATCGACGTGGATGCTGGCATGTGCCGGGTGTACGGCGGGGCAAGGGTTTATCTTGAAATCACAGAGGAGGGCGATCTCCTGCAGCACAGCAAAGCCCTTTCAAAATGGACCGTCACGCCACTTGCTGCCCAATAG
- a CDS encoding transcriptional regulator: MGREQNAQTKLIRLGQILRIFMEKDKVASSWLSEQFQTTPRTIQRDLLLLKESGFPLHEIQKGIHQMSKDLVKNLEVFDDTELALVIALKNMVGQLGQPFQQAADGVLDRLYDCVTTMPVFVKIDESVPLDSALLNRIVKAIREKRRVGFQYALAKGSGMHPVDLEPYRVVYFGGFWYLIGNEPCTGILKRYALDRIRNLRLSNDVFKGVPDDLDTILQGSANIWFTGERNPEVTILVDSQVGHYFKRRKMFPTQEIKEERPDGALVPTQEIKEERPDGALVVSYRVGNYESIENLLKSWIPHIVILEPKEFRESFLADAKEWVRKQGKVR; encoded by the coding sequence ATGGGCCGTGAGCAAAACGCGCAGACGAAACTGATCCGGTTGGGCCAGATCCTCAGAATCTTCATGGAGAAGGATAAAGTCGCGAGCAGTTGGTTGAGCGAGCAGTTCCAGACCACACCTCGGACGATTCAGCGTGACCTGCTTCTCCTCAAAGAGTCCGGTTTCCCTCTTCATGAGATACAGAAAGGCATTCACCAGATGAGCAAGGACCTGGTGAAAAATCTGGAGGTGTTCGACGATACCGAGCTTGCCCTGGTGATCGCCCTGAAGAATATGGTGGGGCAGTTGGGCCAGCCCTTCCAGCAGGCGGCCGACGGTGTTCTCGACCGGCTGTACGATTGCGTGACTACCATGCCGGTGTTCGTGAAGATCGACGAATCCGTACCGCTGGACAGTGCTCTGCTCAATCGGATCGTGAAGGCCATTCGGGAAAAGAGGCGGGTTGGTTTTCAGTATGCGCTCGCAAAAGGGAGCGGGATGCATCCCGTCGATCTGGAACCCTACCGGGTCGTCTATTTCGGCGGTTTCTGGTACCTGATCGGCAACGAGCCCTGCACGGGGATTCTCAAACGGTACGCCCTCGACCGGATCAGGAATTTGCGTCTATCGAATGATGTATTCAAGGGTGTTCCCGATGATCTGGATACGATCCTTCAGGGCAGCGCCAATATCTGGTTTACCGGCGAGCGGAACCCGGAGGTGACCATCCTGGTCGATTCCCAGGTCGGTCATTATTTCAAGCGGCGGAAGATGTTCCCGACACAGGAGATCAAAGAAGAAAGGCCCGATGGGGCGCTTGTCCCGACACAGGAGATCAAAGAAGAAAGGCCCGATGGGGCGCTTGTCGTCTCATATCGGGTAGGCAATTACGAGTCCATCGAAAATCTTCTCAAATCCTGGATACCCCATATCGTGATCTTGGAGCCAAAAGAATTCAGGGAGTCCTTTCTGGCGGATGCAAAGGAGTGGGTCCGCAAACAAGGGAAGGTGCGTTGA
- a CDS encoding putative toxin-antitoxin system toxin component, PIN family has translation MEQQHIFNYTTDNIYDELRRVVAYPKLKFSASLQAKILEFVFCWSTFMQPVKAVFVVTDDPDDDKFISCALVAGASHIVSGNPHLLNIDTYQSIRILTPAQFIKSFDK, from the coding sequence TTGGAACAGCAGCACATTTTCAACTACACGACCGACAATATCTATGATGAGCTCCGTCGTGTAGTTGCCTATCCCAAACTGAAGTTTTCCGCTTCACTGCAAGCCAAAATTCTTGAATTCGTCTTCTGTTGGTCAACGTTTATGCAACCCGTTAAGGCCGTTTTTGTTGTAACTGATGATCCTGATGACGACAAGTTCATTTCCTGCGCACTCGTTGCCGGCGCCAGCCACATCGTTTCCGGCAACCCCCACCTGCTGAATATTGACACCTACCAGAGCATCCGGATTCTAACCCCTGCTCAGTTTATAAAATCATTCGACAAATAG